From a single Labrenzia sp. PHM005 genomic region:
- the def gene encoding peptide deformylase, whose translation MTKRSIITIPDPVLREVCAPIETVDAETVALADDMLETMYDAPGIGLAASQVGILKRIFVLDVAKEDAPKEPMVFINPEIVWSSEDLSVYQEGCLSIPDYYEDVERPAEVAVKFLNREGAEQEIKADGLLATCIQHELDHLNGKLFIDYLSKLKRDRVVKKFTKQAKLAGKL comes from the coding sequence ATGACAAAACGTTCGATTATTACGATTCCGGATCCGGTTCTCCGTGAAGTGTGCGCACCGATTGAAACGGTGGATGCAGAAACTGTTGCCCTGGCCGATGACATGCTGGAAACCATGTATGACGCCCCGGGCATTGGCCTTGCTGCCAGCCAGGTCGGCATATTGAAGCGCATTTTCGTTTTGGATGTTGCCAAGGAAGATGCACCCAAAGAACCGATGGTGTTCATCAATCCGGAAATCGTCTGGTCGAGTGAAGACCTGTCCGTCTATCAGGAAGGCTGTTTGTCCATCCCTGACTACTATGAGGATGTGGAACGCCCAGCGGAAGTGGCGGTCAAGTTTCTCAACCGCGAGGGCGCGGAACAGGAAATTAAGGCGGATGGTTTGCTGGCGACCTGCATTCAGCATGAGCTTGACCATCTCAATGGCAAGCTGTTCATTGACTATCTGTCAAAATTGAAGCGCGACCGCGTTGTCAAGAAATTCACCAAACAGGCAAAGCTGGCTGGTAAGTTATAA
- a CDS encoding DNA recombination protein RmuC — MNEILFVFSGRPVTILETAVAGGLLLLALIVWLVMKTMREIRWRAEADSAATERIHELESHLSQLLKSQGEMTGRMQTMAEVFGSRQSDMMRAVNERLDGMGHKLGLSMADTSKRTQDGLRHLHERLAVIDRAQATITDLSGQVGQLQAILSNKQTRGAFGQGRMEAIIQDQLAPSGYSFQATLSNNSRPDCLIHMPNGAPPLAIDAKFPLEAFNLLKKAETDEQLKYAQAQFRKDFTKHIQDIGDKYLLPGETQDTAFLFVPSESVFAELNERFEDLIQKAHRARVVIVSPSLLMLSIQVIQAVLRDAKMREQAHLIQAEVGHLIADVSRLNDRVGKLQSHFAQANKDIDQILISSEKIGKRSRKIEDLELGEVTSGGETQQSDAPQLALTPDR, encoded by the coding sequence ATGAATGAGATCCTGTTTGTGTTTAGTGGCCGGCCCGTCACGATTTTGGAAACCGCTGTTGCTGGCGGGCTGCTTTTGCTTGCACTTATTGTCTGGCTGGTGATGAAGACCATGCGGGAAATTCGCTGGCGGGCTGAAGCTGATTCTGCGGCTACCGAACGCATACACGAACTGGAAAGCCATCTCTCTCAGTTGCTGAAATCCCAAGGCGAAATGACCGGCCGGATGCAGACCATGGCAGAGGTGTTTGGGTCTCGGCAGTCGGACATGATGCGGGCGGTCAACGAGCGGCTCGACGGGATGGGCCACAAACTCGGCCTGTCTATGGCTGACACCAGCAAACGCACCCAAGACGGCCTCCGGCATCTACACGAACGGCTCGCCGTCATCGACCGGGCCCAAGCCACGATAACAGATCTTTCCGGGCAAGTGGGTCAGTTACAGGCGATCCTGTCGAACAAACAGACCCGTGGGGCTTTCGGTCAGGGCCGCATGGAAGCGATCATTCAGGATCAGCTCGCACCAAGCGGCTATTCTTTCCAAGCGACGCTGTCGAACAACAGCCGGCCGGATTGCTTGATCCATATGCCCAACGGTGCGCCGCCTTTGGCGATCGATGCGAAGTTTCCGCTTGAAGCGTTCAATCTCTTAAAGAAGGCGGAAACAGACGAGCAGCTCAAATATGCTCAAGCCCAGTTCCGCAAGGACTTTACCAAACACATACAGGACATCGGCGACAAATATCTGCTTCCTGGCGAGACCCAGGACACGGCCTTTCTATTCGTGCCATCAGAAAGCGTATTTGCCGAGCTGAATGAGCGTTTTGAAGATCTGATCCAGAAAGCACACCGGGCGCGCGTCGTGATCGTGTCGCCGTCCTTGCTGATGCTTTCTATTCAGGTGATCCAGGCGGTCTTGCGGGATGCCAAGATGCGGGAACAGGCGCATCTTATTCAGGCCGAAGTCGGCCACCTGATTGCCGATGTCAGCCGTCTCAATGACCGCGTCGGAAAGCTGCAGTCCCACTTTGCGCAGGCCAACAAGGATATCGATCAGATCCTGATTTCTTCGGAAAAGATCGGCAAACGCAGCCGCAAAATCGAGGATCTGGAATTGGGCGAAGTGACGTCCGGGGGAGAGACTCAACAAAGCGATGCGCCGCAACTGGCTTTAACGCCTGACCGTTAA
- a CDS encoding NlpC/P60 family protein, whose amino-acid sequence MQKTFDRRRHPVREDLAARSYEGQVSADRFVDGLVFQVCVDRMALRPQPRPDLSIDTEALFGEEITVYEQTPEGWAWGQLATDGYVGWFSSDAIEKRQTPTHRVRALRTYRYPAAELKMPPLDLLSMGAAVSVTGEAETRGCRYALLSDGSAVVAKHLVPLDHMETNWVATAEEFLGTPYLWGGRSSLGLDCSALVQLAAQTGGISLPRDSDMLEAEAGDQISFSDLSKLRRGDLLFWKGHVGIISGPNQLLHANGHTMTVAYEALDEAVARIAATEWGAITKARRLA is encoded by the coding sequence ATGCAGAAAACCTTTGACCGCCGCCGCCACCCTGTTCGAGAAGACCTTGCTGCCAGGTCCTATGAAGGTCAGGTATCCGCTGACAGGTTTGTGGATGGGCTGGTATTTCAAGTTTGTGTTGACCGGATGGCGTTGCGGCCGCAACCCCGACCGGATCTCTCGATTGATACCGAAGCCCTGTTTGGAGAAGAGATCACGGTCTATGAGCAAACCCCGGAAGGCTGGGCCTGGGGGCAATTAGCAACAGACGGATATGTCGGATGGTTTTCCTCAGATGCCATTGAAAAACGGCAGACACCGACGCATCGCGTCAGAGCTTTACGCACTTACCGCTATCCGGCAGCCGAACTCAAGATGCCGCCCTTGGACCTCCTGTCCATGGGAGCGGCTGTTTCAGTCACGGGTGAAGCTGAAACACGGGGATGCCGATATGCTTTGTTGAGTGACGGCTCGGCTGTTGTGGCAAAACATCTGGTGCCCCTGGATCACATGGAAACCAATTGGGTTGCGACTGCTGAGGAGTTTTTAGGAACGCCTTATCTATGGGGTGGACGCAGCAGTCTTGGACTGGACTGCTCGGCGCTGGTTCAACTGGCAGCGCAGACCGGCGGGATTTCTTTACCGCGGGACAGCGACATGTTGGAAGCTGAGGCCGGAGACCAAATTTCCTTCAGCGATTTATCCAAGCTGCGCCGTGGCGATCTTCTGTTCTGGAAAGGACACGTCGGGATCATCAGTGGACCGAACCAGCTGCTTCACGCCAACGGCCACACCATGACTGTGGCCTATGAAGCATTGGATGAAGCCGTTGCCCGGATAGCGGCAACTGAATGGGGCGCTATTACCAAAGCCCGCCGTCTAGCCTGA
- a CDS encoding MarR family transcriptional regulator, whose protein sequence is MAIEMRAAQALRLMHEVNLTLVRGSEQDLSARQLTILLTVYLEPPPHTVRGLASKLNVTKPAITRALDTLGSMRLLSRKRDDADKRNVIITRTVEGALYLEQLGDLIAEKAAELPR, encoded by the coding sequence ATGGCCATAGAAATGCGCGCCGCACAGGCGCTTAGGCTCATGCACGAAGTCAATTTGACGCTGGTACGGGGCAGCGAACAGGATCTGTCCGCGCGCCAATTGACGATCCTATTGACTGTTTATCTCGAGCCACCGCCCCATACTGTTCGCGGGCTCGCTTCCAAACTGAATGTCACCAAACCGGCGATCACCCGGGCGCTCGATACGCTGGGCAGCATGCGTTTGTTATCGCGCAAACGCGATGATGCCGACAAACGCAACGTGATTATCACCCGCACAGTCGAAGGGGCGCTCTATTTGGAGCAGCTCGGAGATCTTATTGCGGAAAAGGCAGCTGAACTGCCGCGTTAG
- a CDS encoding M17 family metallopeptidase, giving the protein MRNTLVRQSDVQSSIPVLAVSEGSLQEVLTGLGEPAKEWCLANNFSAKSSSFQLVPGLSGQLAAVLFGVEEDGPAHAFALGSLAKALPAGDYHLAEGFPQPEEAALGFALSGYKFDRYRKASEKPVRLAVPDSIDLDRIGAILDGVQLARDLINTPANDLGPEELAQSIDTLFAAHGGAGRCVVGEDLLTEEFPMVHAVGRASSREPRLADYAWGNENHPKITLVGKGVIFDTGGLNVKPGGSMTLMKKDMGGAANVLGLASMIMAAELPVRLRVIVPCVENAISGNAFRPGDILPSRKGMTVEIGNTDAEGRLVLADALALADEESPDLLIDMATLTGAARVALGPDLPPFYTDDDALAEDIAVMSEAATDPLWRMPLWQPYMKYLDSKVADINHINTSGTGFAGSITAALFLSRFVEKAHSWVHFDIFGWTPAEKPGKPMGGEAQGIRALFDLISERYSNGQ; this is encoded by the coding sequence GTGCGCAATACACTTGTTCGTCAAAGTGATGTCCAATCTTCCATACCCGTGCTGGCTGTCAGCGAAGGGAGTTTGCAGGAGGTTTTGACCGGTTTGGGTGAGCCTGCAAAAGAGTGGTGCCTGGCGAACAACTTTTCGGCAAAATCTTCGTCGTTCCAGCTTGTGCCGGGCTTGAGTGGTCAGCTCGCGGCCGTGTTGTTCGGAGTCGAAGAAGATGGCCCCGCTCATGCGTTTGCCCTCGGCAGCCTAGCAAAGGCTCTGCCCGCAGGAGACTATCATTTGGCAGAGGGTTTTCCTCAACCCGAAGAAGCGGCTCTCGGATTTGCGCTATCAGGTTACAAGTTTGACCGCTATCGGAAAGCATCTGAGAAGCCGGTGCGCCTGGCGGTTCCCGATAGCATCGATCTTGATCGAATCGGCGCGATTCTGGACGGAGTCCAACTCGCAAGAGACTTGATCAACACACCGGCCAACGACCTTGGTCCGGAAGAATTGGCACAATCAATCGATACATTGTTTGCCGCACATGGGGGAGCGGGACGCTGTGTTGTTGGCGAGGATTTGCTGACAGAAGAGTTTCCGATGGTGCATGCGGTCGGACGGGCGAGCTCCCGTGAACCGCGATTGGCAGATTATGCGTGGGGCAACGAGAACCATCCAAAGATCACTCTGGTAGGCAAGGGCGTGATTTTTGACACCGGTGGCCTGAACGTCAAACCGGGCGGATCGATGACCTTGATGAAAAAAGACATGGGTGGGGCGGCCAATGTCCTTGGCCTGGCGTCGATGATCATGGCCGCCGAATTGCCGGTCAGATTGAGGGTCATTGTGCCGTGTGTCGAAAACGCAATTTCGGGGAATGCTTTCCGTCCTGGTGATATCTTGCCGAGCCGCAAGGGTATGACCGTTGAAATCGGCAATACAGATGCCGAAGGGCGCCTTGTCTTGGCCGATGCATTGGCGCTGGCTGATGAGGAAAGTCCGGACCTTCTGATCGATATGGCGACCTTGACCGGCGCTGCCCGCGTGGCGCTTGGCCCGGACCTGCCGCCGTTCTACACCGATGACGATGCGCTTGCCGAAGATATTGCTGTGATGTCCGAAGCGGCCACCGATCCTTTGTGGCGGATGCCGCTTTGGCAGCCGTATATGAAATATCTCGACAGCAAGGTCGCCGATATCAATCACATCAACACCTCTGGAACCGGATTCGCCGGATCCATCACCGCGGCGCTCTTCTTGTCCCGCTTTGTTGAGAAGGCTCACAGCTGGGTGCACTTCGATATTTTCGGTTGGACGCCGGCCGAAAAACCCGGAAAGCCAATGGGGGGTGAAGCGCAGGGCATCCGGGCTTTGTTTGATCTCATCAGTGAGCGATATTCGAACGGACAATAA
- a CDS encoding tetratricopeptide repeat protein gives MQAPYTRSTAKRFGLAKTLMAMTALVLVAGCASNKSNTGSHSPASGGYYSAPGSAQARAAVSKWAQAYEKDRKNRAAILGYSDALSQNGQTPQAMAVLRGGVISYPKDREIASAYGKVLAMNGRFDEAMNVLKRAQQPDTPDWKLMSAQAAIYDQMGQHKKARSLYKQALKIAPDDPSLLNNLGLSYLLSNELPDAEYTLRKAAALPGSDSRVRQNLALVLGIQGKYDEAIQVAQAELDPRQAEANIAYLQSMMKKRQG, from the coding sequence ATGCAAGCGCCCTACACCCGTTCAACAGCAAAACGTTTTGGTCTCGCAAAGACGTTGATGGCAATGACTGCTCTTGTCCTGGTTGCGGGGTGCGCCTCTAACAAGTCCAACACCGGATCCCACTCCCCGGCGTCCGGCGGCTATTATTCCGCGCCAGGATCGGCCCAAGCGCGTGCCGCTGTCTCCAAATGGGCTCAAGCCTATGAAAAGGATAGAAAGAACCGGGCAGCAATTCTTGGCTACTCGGACGCTCTCAGCCAAAACGGCCAGACACCCCAAGCAATGGCTGTTCTGCGCGGCGGAGTAATTTCCTATCCGAAAGACCGCGAGATCGCATCAGCCTACGGCAAAGTTTTGGCCATGAATGGCCGGTTTGATGAAGCCATGAACGTTCTGAAACGCGCCCAGCAACCGGATACACCAGACTGGAAACTGATGTCAGCGCAAGCGGCAATCTATGACCAGATGGGTCAGCATAAAAAAGCACGCAGCCTTTACAAGCAGGCTCTGAAAATTGCACCGGACGATCCGAGCCTTCTGAACAATCTTGGCCTTTCCTATCTCCTGTCGAACGAACTTCCGGATGCGGAATATACACTCCGGAAAGCGGCAGCCCTGCCGGGATCAGACAGCCGGGTCCGGCAGAACCTGGCGTTGGTGCTGGGCATTCAAGGCAAATACGACGAAGCCATCCAGGTCGCTCAGGCTGAACTGGATCCCCGTCAAGCCGAAGCCAATATCGCCTACCTTCAATCCATGATGAAAAAACGTCAGGGCTGA
- a CDS encoding type II secretion system F family protein encodes MDFQALASGQVLAAFLAMIAVTGTIFSLVMPLLSRDTLKARMKNVALERDRIRAQERARLQANQGDAKASLRNQPKAKMKRFVDRLNLREMLADDSTQERLRMAGYRGTAPIYYFLTARIAVPGVLFVISIVYAFLFLPATLPAFSKICFCLAISGCGAFLPNVYIKNKIDKRKLAIQRAWPDALDLMLICVESGMSIEAAFQRVAEEIGAQSVDLAEELTLTTAELSYLSERRTAYENLAARTGVDGVKNVMMALIQAERYGTPVGTAIRNMADDTRAERMQLAEQKAASLPPKLTVPMIVFFLPVLFFVILTPAVIQVMDTFK; translated from the coding sequence ATGGATTTTCAAGCACTTGCTTCAGGTCAGGTTCTTGCCGCTTTTCTAGCGATGATCGCTGTCACTGGAACGATATTTTCTCTCGTCATGCCGCTGTTGTCGCGCGACACGCTGAAAGCGCGCATGAAGAATGTTGCGTTGGAGCGCGATCGGATTAGAGCGCAAGAGCGTGCGCGTTTACAGGCAAATCAAGGAGATGCCAAAGCCTCGCTGCGCAATCAGCCCAAAGCGAAAATGAAGAGGTTCGTTGACCGGCTGAACCTCAGAGAGATGCTTGCCGATGATTCTACGCAAGAGCGTCTTCGGATGGCTGGTTACCGCGGGACTGCACCCATTTATTACTTCTTGACTGCAAGGATCGCTGTCCCGGGTGTCCTCTTTGTTATTTCAATTGTCTATGCATTTCTGTTTCTGCCGGCCACTTTGCCTGCCTTCTCAAAGATTTGCTTTTGCCTCGCAATTTCCGGGTGTGGCGCGTTTCTGCCAAATGTCTACATCAAAAACAAAATCGATAAGCGTAAGCTGGCCATTCAAAGGGCTTGGCCGGATGCTTTGGACTTGATGTTGATTTGTGTGGAGTCGGGAATGTCGATCGAAGCTGCCTTTCAAAGGGTAGCTGAGGAAATTGGGGCACAATCAGTAGATCTTGCAGAAGAACTCACACTCACGACAGCTGAACTATCCTACTTGAGTGAACGGCGAACCGCCTATGAAAATCTCGCGGCCCGGACAGGTGTAGACGGCGTGAAAAACGTCATGATGGCGTTGATTCAGGCGGAACGGTACGGAACGCCAGTCGGAACGGCGATCCGCAATATGGCTGACGATACGCGTGCTGAACGCATGCAGCTGGCAGAACAAAAAGCAGCTTCATTGCCACCGAAACTAACCGTCCCCATGATTGTTTTCTTTCTTCCGGTGTTGTTTTTCGTGATCCTGACGCCGGCAGTCATTCAGGTCATGGACACATTCAAATAA
- a CDS encoding type II secretion system F family protein: MEQAGLTWEMRHFVIFSVVSAIIFMAISFVASGNILIAVAFAFFGGFGFPRWYVGSKRKRRFNAFLEELPNGVDIIVRGVKAGLPLGDCVKVVAREAREPVATEFRKITETQVMGISLAEAISKMPERVPLPETNFLAIVVSIQQKAGGGLAEALGNLSKVLRERKAMKAKIKALSSEAKSSAGIIGSLPFAVGGILFLIAPDYMMILFTSSSGKLIIAGCLFWMFCGIMVMRAMINFDF; encoded by the coding sequence ATGGAGCAGGCTGGCCTTACGTGGGAAATGCGCCATTTTGTAATCTTTAGTGTCGTCAGTGCGATAATTTTTATGGCGATTTCGTTTGTGGCTAGCGGGAACATCTTGATTGCGGTTGCTTTCGCCTTTTTCGGCGGTTTCGGATTTCCACGTTGGTATGTTGGCAGCAAAAGAAAGCGCCGGTTCAACGCCTTTCTTGAGGAGTTGCCTAACGGAGTGGACATCATTGTCCGTGGCGTTAAGGCAGGCCTTCCGCTTGGCGATTGCGTGAAAGTTGTTGCCAGGGAGGCTCGTGAACCGGTTGCAACGGAATTCAGGAAAATCACCGAAACGCAGGTGATGGGGATCTCCCTAGCCGAGGCGATTTCAAAAATGCCTGAACGGGTGCCTTTGCCTGAAACGAATTTCCTGGCGATCGTCGTCAGTATTCAACAAAAAGCTGGTGGTGGATTGGCTGAAGCTTTGGGCAACTTGTCTAAAGTCCTGCGTGAGCGGAAGGCTATGAAAGCCAAGATTAAGGCTTTGAGTTCTGAGGCAAAATCGTCTGCAGGGATTATCGGTTCTCTACCGTTTGCTGTTGGCGGAATACTGTTCCTAATCGCTCCGGACTACATGATGATCCTTTTCACATCGAGTTCCGGAAAACTCATAATTGCGGGATGCTTATTCTGGATGTTCTGCGGTATTATGGTCATGCGCGCCATGATTAACTTCGACTTCTAG
- a CDS encoding CpaF family protein has translation MFGRRGSSSSGMPHMRPGGVPEVSEAPAQPVADKLPEPPPPSPSQVPRKPASPPVAAANPQSEGEQGTPARKKNNEYYETKAQIFNALVEAIDLSQLARLDAEDARDEIRDVVNDIIALKNVVMSISEQEDLLEDICNDVLGYGPLEPLLARDDIADIMVNGAHTVYIETQGKVEQTGVAFRDNAQLMNICQRIVSQVGRRVDDASPICDARLPDGSRVNVIAPPLAIDGPALTIRKFKRDKLTLDQLVKFDSITPEGATILQVIGRSRCNVLISGGTGSGKTTLLNCLTAYIENTERIITCEDSAELQLQQPHVVRLETRPPNLEGEGEITMRDLVKNCLRMRPERIIVGEVRGPEAFDLLQAMNTGHDGSMGTLHANSPREALSRLESMITMGGFSLPSRTLREMIVSSIDVVVQAARLRDGSRRITHVTEVMGMEGDIITTQDIFLYDIVGEDPNGKIIGRHRSTGIGRPKFWERARYFNDETRLAEALDASEMPEYMAE, from the coding sequence ATGTTTGGTAGACGCGGCAGTTCATCGTCTGGAATGCCTCATATGAGGCCTGGGGGCGTTCCGGAAGTTTCCGAGGCGCCGGCTCAGCCTGTGGCTGACAAACTGCCGGAACCTCCACCTCCGAGCCCTAGCCAAGTTCCCCGCAAACCGGCAAGTCCTCCTGTAGCAGCGGCAAATCCGCAGTCGGAGGGCGAGCAGGGGACACCAGCCAGAAAAAAGAATAACGAGTACTACGAAACAAAGGCGCAGATCTTTAATGCCCTCGTCGAGGCGATCGATCTGTCACAGCTTGCCCGCCTTGATGCCGAAGACGCCCGGGATGAAATCCGTGACGTTGTGAACGACATTATCGCCTTGAAAAATGTGGTGATGTCGATCTCCGAGCAGGAAGATCTACTAGAGGATATTTGTAACGACGTTCTCGGGTATGGTCCTCTCGAACCATTGCTGGCCCGGGACGACATTGCAGATATCATGGTCAATGGCGCCCACACGGTTTACATCGAAACCCAGGGCAAAGTTGAGCAGACCGGTGTTGCCTTCAGAGACAACGCGCAGCTGATGAATATCTGTCAGCGAATCGTGAGTCAGGTTGGCCGCCGTGTCGACGATGCAAGCCCAATTTGTGATGCGCGTCTTCCCGATGGGTCTCGTGTGAACGTGATTGCACCGCCGCTCGCCATTGATGGGCCTGCACTGACTATTCGTAAATTCAAACGCGACAAACTCACCCTAGATCAGCTGGTCAAGTTCGACTCGATTACGCCAGAAGGTGCGACAATCCTTCAGGTCATTGGCCGGTCACGCTGTAACGTACTGATCTCAGGCGGTACAGGTTCCGGCAAAACGACGCTGTTGAACTGTTTGACAGCTTATATTGAAAACACCGAACGTATCATCACCTGCGAAGACTCCGCAGAATTGCAGCTGCAGCAGCCGCATGTTGTCCGTCTAGAAACCCGCCCTCCGAACCTTGAAGGTGAGGGTGAAATTACCATGCGCGATCTGGTCAAGAACTGTCTGCGTATGCGCCCGGAACGTATTATCGTGGGCGAGGTTCGTGGACCCGAAGCATTCGATCTGTTGCAGGCAATGAACACGGGTCACGACGGATCCATGGGGACGTTGCACGCCAACTCGCCTCGTGAAGCCCTATCTCGACTGGAATCAATGATTACGATGGGCGGTTTTTCCCTGCCCTCCCGTACTTTGCGCGAAATGATTGTGTCGTCGATTGACGTCGTCGTCCAGGCCGCACGCCTGCGCGATGGATCCCGCCGGATTACCCATGTGACGGAAGTCATGGGTATGGAAGGGGACATCATCACGACCCAGGATATCTTCCTCTACGACATTGTTGGTGAAGATCCCAACGGCAAGATCATTGGACGCCACCGCTCAACCGGGATCGGCCGTCCGAAGTTTTGGGAACGTGCGCGTTACTTTAATGATGAGACGCGTTTGGCTGAAGCCCTTGATGCTTCTGAAATGCCTGAATACATGGCGGAATAG
- a CDS encoding CpaE family protein, translating to MNVDSDAMGMSGNPDPSTDHGGNGYSGSVDAKDVAMIPRITVQSFCLSESTMHTVEAATEDRRMLKAHMKIEMGGIPVAISTFEQAPTPNLIIVETSGAREDLLQSLDRLAEYCDAGTKVIVIGDVNDVTLYRELITRGVSEYLIAPVSIFQLIGAISNLYNDPEAEPLGRTVAFYGVKGGCGASTVAHNGAWCLARKFDSEVLVADLDLPFGTAGLDYNQDPLQGVFEAISSPERLDETYLDRILAKCNEHLSLLAAPATLERTYDHNEKTFDQLIDTMRLSTPHVVLDVPHTWNSWVKNTLLNADEIVLVAEPDLANLRNAKNMVDLLKQLRPNDRPPHLVMNKVNVPKRPEIKPDEFASALGLDVQAAIAFEPQLFGTAANNGQMIGELDGKHAIARMFEDLAQSVSGKAQPTKSSRSPLGELFSKLKRKAG from the coding sequence ATGAATGTTGATTCAGATGCTATGGGAATGTCCGGTAATCCTGATCCGTCAACGGATCACGGTGGCAACGGCTACTCAGGTTCGGTGGACGCAAAGGACGTTGCAATGATCCCGCGGATCACCGTCCAAAGCTTTTGCCTAAGTGAGAGCACGATGCATACGGTTGAGGCGGCAACTGAAGATCGCCGGATGCTAAAGGCTCACATGAAGATTGAGATGGGAGGAATTCCCGTTGCAATCAGTACTTTCGAACAGGCACCGACACCCAACCTAATTATCGTGGAAACATCCGGCGCACGCGAAGACCTTCTTCAAAGCCTCGACCGGCTTGCCGAGTACTGCGATGCCGGAACGAAAGTGATTGTAATCGGTGATGTGAACGACGTCACTCTCTACAGGGAACTGATCACGCGCGGGGTGAGCGAGTATCTCATTGCCCCGGTGTCGATCTTTCAGCTGATTGGAGCTATCAGCAATCTGTACAATGATCCGGAAGCCGAGCCGCTGGGCCGTACAGTTGCGTTTTACGGTGTAAAGGGCGGCTGCGGCGCATCAACCGTTGCGCACAATGGCGCTTGGTGTTTAGCGCGGAAATTCGACAGCGAAGTTTTGGTTGCAGACCTCGACCTGCCCTTTGGAACGGCCGGTCTCGACTACAATCAGGATCCTTTGCAAGGTGTCTTTGAGGCGATTTCTTCTCCCGAAAGGCTGGACGAAACCTACCTGGATCGTATCCTTGCAAAATGCAACGAGCATTTGAGTCTATTGGCAGCGCCAGCCACGCTGGAGCGAACTTACGATCATAACGAAAAAACGTTTGATCAGTTGATCGATACGATGCGGCTCAGCACTCCGCATGTCGTTTTGGATGTTCCACACACTTGGAACTCTTGGGTTAAGAACACTTTGCTCAATGCCGATGAGATTGTTTTGGTGGCGGAACCCGATCTCGCGAATTTGCGGAATGCGAAGAATATGGTGGATCTGCTCAAGCAGCTGCGCCCGAACGACCGGCCACCGCATTTGGTGATGAACAAAGTGAACGTACCAAAGCGTCCGGAGATTAAACCGGATGAATTTGCAAGTGCTTTAGGATTGGATGTCCAGGCCGCAATCGCGTTCGAACCTCAATTGTTCGGAACGGCGGCCAATAATGGCCAAATGATAGGTGAACTTGATGGCAAACATGCGATAGCGCGCATGTTTGAGGATCTGGCGCAATCGGTTTCCGGGAAGGCACAGCCAACTAAATCTTCCCGTTCTCCTTTGGGAGAACTGTTTTCAAAACTGAAACGGAAAGCCGGCTAA
- a CDS encoding CpaD family pilus assembly protein, with protein MAKLASSTSEGSRMKMTLHSRFKLPASTGVVLLTGLLVAGCQSQKQSNAELLASHDYRYQHPIVVSEAPETLDLPIGRNTRRLGGPVTDSIASFAMDSRRQGNGRVEILVPTGAANEAAVHAVTRDIRGALKQGGLSRSQISTRTYPSSDPSADAPIRLSYARMKATTGECGSWPKNIGGGITQNTNYQNFGCATQSNLAAMVENPSDLITPRSSTPGDQNRRAVVFEKYRKGETTASQYTEGVGAEVSE; from the coding sequence ATGGCCAAGTTGGCTTCATCTACAAGTGAGGGCAGTCGGATGAAAATGACACTACATTCCCGGTTTAAGCTGCCCGCCTCCACTGGCGTGGTATTATTGACAGGTCTTCTGGTCGCTGGTTGTCAATCCCAAAAGCAGTCAAATGCAGAATTGCTGGCGTCGCATGACTATCGGTACCAACATCCAATTGTGGTGAGTGAAGCGCCTGAAACATTGGATCTTCCGATTGGCAGGAATACCCGCCGGCTAGGTGGACCGGTGACCGATTCAATTGCCTCCTTTGCAATGGATTCCAGGCGGCAAGGCAATGGAAGAGTTGAAATCCTTGTTCCAACAGGTGCTGCCAATGAAGCGGCGGTTCACGCGGTTACCCGGGACATCCGTGGTGCCTTGAAACAGGGAGGTCTCAGCCGCTCTCAGATCTCGACGCGGACCTATCCGTCATCAGACCCGTCCGCTGATGCGCCAATCCGCTTGTCGTATGCCCGCATGAAGGCAACAACCGGCGAATGCGGTTCCTGGCCGAAGAACATCGGTGGCGGTATCACCCAGAATACAAATTACCAAAACTTTGGCTGTGCAACTCAGTCTAATCTTGCGGCGATGGTGGAGAACCCTTCCGATCTGATCACTCCGCGGTCGAGCACACCTGGTGATCAGAACCGCAGAGCAGTCGTATTCGAAAAGTATAGGAAGGGTGAAACAACTGCTTCCCAATACACCGAAGGTGTTGGCGCAGAAGTTTCGGAGTGA